In Lycium ferocissimum isolate CSIRO_LF1 chromosome 11, AGI_CSIRO_Lferr_CH_V1, whole genome shotgun sequence, a single genomic region encodes these proteins:
- the LOC132036657 gene encoding serine/threonine-protein kinase STY13-like yields MGSVNEFYSVEEFNLECKWLIDPKHLFVGPKIGEGAHAKVYEGKYKNQNVAIKILHKGETQEEIAKREANFSREVAMLSRVQHKNLVKFIGACKEPIMVIVTELLLGGTLRKYLLKMRPRCFDMHVAIGYALDIARGMEFLHSHGIIHRDLKPENLLLTADHKTIKLADFGLAREESLTEMMTAETGTYRWMAPELYSTVTLRQGEKKHYNHKVDSYSFAIVLWELIHNKLPFEGMSNLQAAYAAAFKNTRPSADDLPQDMALIVTSCWKEDPNARPNFTQIIQLLQHYLSTILPTKPVLSLRIFTSDTAVLPPESPGTRALMAKCDDSTETPTTPLENTPSGIFFCFNRCY; encoded by the exons ATGGGATCTGTAAATGAGTTTTATTCAGTTGAAGAGTTCAATTTGGAGTGCAAGTGGTTGATTGATCCAAAGCATCTCTTTGTTGGTCCAAAGATTGGAGAAGGTGCCCATGCCAAAGTCTATGAGGGAAA ATACAAAAACCAGAATGTAGCGATAAAGATCCTTCATAAAGGGGAGACACAGGAGGAGATTGCCAAGCGAGAAGCTAACTTTAGTAGAGAGGTTGCGATGTTATCCAGAGTTCAACACAAGAACTTAGTGAAG TTCATAGGAGCTTGCAAGGAGCCTATCATGGTCATTGTAACTGAACTTCTTCTAGGTGGAACATTAAGGAAGTACTTGCTGAAAATGAGGCCAAGGTGCTTCGATATGCATGTTGCTATTGGATATGCCCTTGATATAGCTCGTGGAATGGAGTTTTTGCACTCTCATGGAATCATCCATCGTGACCTAAAACCTG AAAACTTGCTCCTGACAGCAGACCACAAAACCATCAAACTTGCTGATTTTGGTTTGGCAAGAGAAGAGTCATTGACAGAGATGATGACAGCTGAAACTGGAACATATCGCTGGATGGCTCCAGAG CTCTACAGCACAGTCACTTTAAGGCAAGGAGAGAAGAAGCATTATAACCACAAAGTGGACTCCTATAGCTTTGCAATTGTCTTATGGGAGCTCATACATAACAAATTACCATTCGAAGGCATGTCTAACTTGCAGGCTGCCTATGCTGCTGCATTTAAG AATACCAGGCCAAGCGCCGATGATCTTCCTCAGGATATGGCCTTAATAGTGACTTCCTGTTGGAAAGAGGATCCAAATGCTCGTCCCAACTTCACTCAGATAATACAGTTGCTTCAACATTATCTTTCGACAATTTTGCCCACAAAGCCTGTGCTATCACTCAGGATTTTCACTTCAGACACTGCTGTCTTGCCACCCGAGTCTCCCGGTACAAGAGCTTTAATGGCTAAGTGTGATGACTCAACTGAGACCCCTACTACACCCTTGGAGAACACACCAAGTGGTATCTTCTTCTGTTTTAACCGATGTTACTGA